A window from Synechococcales cyanobacterium T60_A2020_003 encodes these proteins:
- the rplU gene encoding 50S ribosomal protein L21, with protein MTYAIIETGGKQLRVEAGRFYDVDRLAVDEDGKVTLDKVLFVEHDGEVSLGQPLVEGATVEATVLSHLRGRKIIVYKMRPKKKTRKKQGHRQELTRLMIDAINLGGKTIVGESTTKQESSPKRTEPKDKAGASAEKAGAETDASKADS; from the coding sequence ATGACGTACGCAATTATTGAGACGGGTGGCAAGCAGCTTCGTGTCGAGGCAGGTCGATTCTATGACGTTGACCGTCTTGCAGTTGATGAAGATGGCAAAGTCACCCTAGATAAGGTGCTCTTCGTCGAGCATGACGGTGAAGTTTCTCTGGGTCAGCCCCTAGTTGAAGGTGCAACGGTTGAGGCTACAGTGTTAAGCCACCTCCGGGGTCGTAAGATCATCGTTTACAAAATGCGTCCCAAGAAAAAGACCCGCAAAAAGCAGGGACATCGTCAGGAACTCACTCGTTTAATGATTGATGCCATTAACTTAGGTGGTAAAACAATCGTGGGTGAAAGCACGACTAAGCAAGAGTCTAGTCCTAAACGTACTGAGCCGAAGGATAAAGCTGGAGCATCTGCAGAGAAGGCTGGCGCTGAAACTGACGCATCTAAAGCAGACTCCTAG